The DNA segment GCGCTTTTCACGCTCGGCGGTAATCTGCGCCTGCATCGCATGCAGGATTTCCTTGGGTGGCGTGAGATCCTTGATCTCGTAGCGCAGCACCTTCACGCCCCAACTCGCGGCGGCCTCGTCCAGCGCATTGACCACGCTATGGTTGATGTACTCGCGCTCCTCGAAGGTCTTGTCCAGCTCCAGCTTGCCGATGACCGAGCGCAGCGTGGTCTGCGACAACTGGGTGATAGCCACCACAAAATTGCTGGACCCGTAGGATGCCTTCATCGGGTCGGTCACCTGGAAATACAGCACGCCGTCCACCTGCAATTGCGTGTTGTCCTTGGTGATGCAGATCTGGCTCGGCACATCGAGCGGGATTTCCTTCAGAACATGCTTGTAGGCCACGCGATCGATGAAGGGCAGCACGACAGTCAGCCCCGGCGTCAGCGTGGCGCGGTACTTGCCGAGCCGCTCCAGCACCCAGGCATGTTGCTGCGGCACGATCTTGAAGCTTTGCGCCACCAGCACGATGACGGCGACCAGGATCAGCAGGGGCAGCAGGCTGCCGAAGAATTCGAACATGGGACCTCCGTGACGGGGTTGACAAAAACGAACTGAAAAAACAGGGAAAACCGAGGCCGCGCCCTGCCTTGCACTATCGCGGGCTGACGAAGAGCGTGTTGCCGCGCACCGCG comes from the Cupriavidus basilensis genome and includes:
- a CDS encoding SPFH domain-containing protein — encoded protein: MFEFFGSLLPLLILVAVIVLVAQSFKIVPQQHAWVLERLGKYRATLTPGLTVVLPFIDRVAYKHVLKEIPLDVPSQICITKDNTQLQVDGVLYFQVTDPMKASYGSSNFVVAITQLSQTTLRSVIGKLELDKTFEEREYINHSVVNALDEAAASWGVKVLRYEIKDLTPPKEILHAMQAQITAEREKRALIAASEGKRQEQINLATGAREAAIQKSEGERQAAINRAQGEASAILAVAEANAQAIEKIGHAIRTDGGMEAVNLKVAEEYVSAFGNLAKQGNTLIVPGNLGDMSTMVASALQIVKGQQKGA